ACAGCAGCGTTGCGGCGGCAAACCCCGCCAATAATTGCAGATAAAGCGCGATGCCGGTTAAACCGCTGCGGTTGAGCAGTAGTTCCTGAAAGGCTTTCAGCCCCCACGACATCGGCGAAAACCAGGTAGCCTGCTGCATAACCTCGGGCATCACATGGGCGGGCACCATAATGCCGCCGACGGCCGCCATCAGAATCACGCCGCCGCCGCCCAGCACCACGGCGTGTTCGGTGGATTTCGCCGCCACGCTCACCAACAGCGCATAGCCCAAAGCAGCGGCGCTCACGGCGGCGGAAAGCAGCGCGTAAAGCGGCCAGCTGCCGTTTAACAGCAGCGCCGGCACGCCGATTTCGGGCAACAGGTAGCGGCCGAGCAGCAGCATGCCGGCAAACTGCAACTGGTTAATCAGAAAATAGGGTAGCAGTTTGGCGGCCACCAAGCCCGCCGCACCGGCACGGGCAAGGCGCAGGCGGGTGATGGTGTTGGTCTGCCGCTCCAGCGCCATCACGTTCGATAACGGTATCATAATGAAAAACATACCGAAAATCAGCCAGGCCGGCACACTGTGCTGCACGGCGTTCGGTTTGGCCACCGCCGCGCCCGCCGCGCTCAGATAATGCTCCCGCAGCATGGTCTGCTTCAAAAAGGCCGACACGGCATCGAACTGCCCGGCGTTTTTTTCATCGACTTTTTTCTGAATATCGTCGCGCACCCGTTTAGGCAGCTGCTTATTGTCGATGCTGATGCCACTGTTGTCGTCGAAGTAGGCGTTCAGGCGCGTTTCGGTGTAGTGCTGCCGCAGCACGCCTTTTACCGCCGCCAGCCAGGAAGGCTCGGTATCGGGCGGCACATAAATCTCCAGCGGCAGGCTCTCGGCCAGTTTTCCATCTGCCCGGTTGGGGTTGTGCAGCACCAGCTGGAAACGCTTTTCGTGCAGCCCCTGCTGCGCTTCTTTGAGTTTTTCAGACGGCATCAGGCTCACTGCCATCTGCTCTTTTTGCAGGGCGGCGGCAAAAGCGGTGTTGACGCTGTCGCCCGCTTTGCCCACCAGCGCGATGCGGCTGCCGCTTTGCGGGTCTTCGTCGCGGCTCAACGCCAGCGACATAATCAGCATAAAGGCGATGGGCATCACAAACAACACCGCCAACCCATGCAGATCGCGGCTTAACAGCTTGATTTCTTTCAACAGCGAGGCGGCGATCATGCGGCCTCCCGACGCAAAAAGTCGAGATAAAAGGCTTCCAGCGTGCCGTGCCCCTGTTGGAAATAACGTATCTGCACGCCGCTTTGCTGCAACGCGGCATACACTTCGGCCGCATCGAGTGCGGTTTCCATCATGCCGCGGCCGTCGGCCGGTTGTGCCTGCAATGCGGCCAGCTGCCCAGGCGGCAGCGCGGGGTCGGTGATAAAGCGCACGCGCTGCGTTTGCGAGGCCAAGAGTTCGCCCAAACCGCCCTGATAAACCAACCGCCCCTGCTGCAACAGGGCGATTTTGCTGCAAAGCTGCTCGATTTCGGGCAGATAGTGCGAGGTGTAAACCACGGTAACGCCGCTGCGGGTGAGCGCTTCCACGCTGTCGAGAATAAAGCGGCGCGACTGCGGGTCGATGCCCACGGTGATTTCGTCGAGAAACACCAATTCGGGCGCGTTAATCAGGCCGATGGCGAAATTCAGGCGGCGCTTGAGGCCGCCGGAAAGGTGTTTGGCGGCTTTGTGTTTGTGCGCGGTTAAATCGGTTTGCGCCAGCAAGGCGTTCAGGCGGCCTTTGTCGCGCATTTTGTAGAGCGAGGCGAAAAACAGCAGGTTGTCCCACACGCTCAACTGCGGGTAAAACGCAAAATCCTGCGGCACGAGGCCGATTTTCTGCCGCTCGGCGCGGCTCATGCGCCGCATGGGTTTGCCGTTAAACAGAATATTGCCGCGCTGCACTTCCTGCAAACCGGCCAACAGCGACATCAGCGTGGTTTTGCCCGCGCCGTTGTGGCCGAGCAGCCCCCAGCATTCGCCTTTTCCGATATCTAGCGACACGCCGCTTAACGCATCGGCATCTGCTCCGGGATAGCGGTGGGAGAGTGATTGGATTTGAATCATGGTTTCAGACGGCCTTCAAACTTTTCCACAGCGCTTCTTCTTTATCGGCAATCGTGCGCAAAAAGGCCGCGGTTTCGCGGCAGCCGTTTTCAGACGGCTGTTTGCACTGTTTCACGCACAGGCTGGCGAAGGTGCGCCATTCGTCGCCGATGGCGGTCATTTGTTCGGAGGCCGTCTGAAAGCGCGGTTCGCGGCAGATTTCAGCGGCCTGTTCGAGAAAGTAGGCGTAGATATAGCGGAAGCCCGCGCCGCCGGTGCCAATTTCTTCCTGCATGCGCACCAGATGGCCGAGAAACAGTTTCTGATATTTGGCGGATTGCTTTTCGGGCAGCGATTCGATTTTCGCCGCCACCGTGCGTATGCCTTTCACGCCCACGAAAAACACCGGTGCGAGCATATGCTTGGCGTTTTTGCGCACGGCGGTGCGGATGAGGGCGGGCAGTTCGGCGGCAATGCTTTCAGACGGCCTGTTGCCCGAGAGCGTGTACATCATGCCTTTGGCCGCCAGCGCGCCTTTGGCAAAGCGCGCCCGCTGCAAATCTTCGGCGGCGCAGCGCTGCACGGTTTCAAACACGGGGTCGCTGAGCAGGTAGTCGCCGCCTTCTTTGCCGTACACCACCAGATTGTGGGCATTGAAATGAAAGCGCATATGCGGCGGAAAATAAGGCAGCCAAAACACCGAAGCCTGCAAGCCTGCGGGCTGCCCCGCCGCAATCGCTTCGTCCAGCGCCACCTGCCCCGAATGCTCGTCGGCGAATTTGCGGATATCGAGTTTCAGGCCGAGCGTTTTGCAGGTGTTTTTGATGATGCCGCGCGGCGCAATGCGGTAAGACACCAACGGCATACCGGCGAGCTTGATCAGCGGCATATACACAAAAGTCAGCCCGCGGGCCAACCCGAAAATCAAGGCTTCGTTGAGCGCATGCCCGTGGTAGTTCAACAGGGCGGACATCACGCCGCTTTCGCAATGGGCGGTGTGTTGGTGGGGGAAGTCGTTCATAATATTGGTTAAAGCCTTGAGGCCTGTCTGAAAGCGGAATATTGTTTACCGGTTTTCAGACGGCCTGTTTGTTATTCTTCAATCGGCGAGCCGGCATCGGTGCGCTTGAGTTCGCTTATGCTGATGC
The sequence above is a segment of the Neisseria dentiae genome. Coding sequences within it:
- a CDS encoding ABC transporter permease; the encoded protein is MIAASLLKEIKLLSRDLHGLAVLFVMPIAFMLIMSLALSRDEDPQSGSRIALVGKAGDSVNTAFAAALQKEQMAVSLMPSEKLKEAQQGLHEKRFQLVLHNPNRADGKLAESLPLEIYVPPDTEPSWLAAVKGVLRQHYTETRLNAYFDDNSGISIDNKQLPKRVRDDIQKKVDEKNAGQFDAVSAFLKQTMLREHYLSAAGAAVAKPNAVQHSVPAWLIFGMFFIMIPLSNVMALERQTNTITRLRLARAGAAGLVAAKLLPYFLINQLQFAGMLLLGRYLLPEIGVPALLLNGSWPLYALLSAAVSAAALGYALLVSVAAKSTEHAVVLGGGGVILMAAVGGIMVPAHVMPEVMQQATWFSPMSWGLKAFQELLLNRSGLTGIALYLQLLAGFAAATLLLAVWLYRRQLQTQVRF
- a CDS encoding ABC transporter ATP-binding protein, with the protein product MIQIQSLSHRYPGADADALSGVSLDIGKGECWGLLGHNGAGKTTLMSLLAGLQEVQRGNILFNGKPMRRMSRAERQKIGLVPQDFAFYPQLSVWDNLLFFASLYKMRDKGRLNALLAQTDLTAHKHKAAKHLSGGLKRRLNFAIGLINAPELVFLDEITVGIDPQSRRFILDSVEALTRSGVTVVYTSHYLPEIEQLCSKIALLQQGRLVYQGGLGELLASQTQRVRFITDPALPPGQLAALQAQPADGRGMMETALDAAEVYAALQQSGVQIRYFQQGHGTLEAFYLDFLRREAA
- a CDS encoding BtrH N-terminal domain-containing protein — encoded protein: MNDFPHQHTAHCESGVMSALLNYHGHALNEALIFGLARGLTFVYMPLIKLAGMPLVSYRIAPRGIIKNTCKTLGLKLDIRKFADEHSGQVALDEAIAAGQPAGLQASVFWLPYFPPHMRFHFNAHNLVVYGKEGGDYLLSDPVFETVQRCAAEDLQRARFAKGALAAKGMMYTLSGNRPSESIAAELPALIRTAVRKNAKHMLAPVFFVGVKGIRTVAAKIESLPEKQSAKYQKLFLGHLVRMQEEIGTGGAGFRYIYAYFLEQAAEICREPRFQTASEQMTAIGDEWRTFASLCVKQCKQPSENGCRETAAFLRTIADKEEALWKSLKAV